DNA from Candidatus Binataceae bacterium:
TCTCGTTGGCGAACTTCGGTGAGTGAACTCCGATCACGACGACCTGGTCGGGATACTTTTCCTCGATGCGCCGCAGTGTCGGAATGATCTGGATGCAGTTGATGCAGCCCTCGGTCCAGAAGTCGAGAATCACCACGCGGCCGCGCAGGCTCGCGATCGTGAAGGGCGCCTTCACGTTGAACCATTCGAGTCCGGGAAGCGCGATTTCAGGTGAGTTCATTTCCGCAAAACTCCGTCTCTCCGCAACAGTGTTCGCAACCAGCCATGCGATCGCAACGAAGGCGAGCATCGAAGCGACCCGGGCTCGATTCGAGCCTCGCACTTACGACCCGCCGTCGCCAGTTGCCACCAGATTGCACGAATAGCTCTTGATCACGAGCCACACCGGCTTGCCCCCCTCGAGGCCGAGCTCGTCGCACGCACTCGGCGTGACGTGAATCTCGAATCGCACGCCAGCCTCAACTATCACGACGACGCGAACGCCTTCGTGCCGAACTTCGATGACGCGGCCTTTGAATGAGTTACGCGCGCTGAGTCCATGCGGCCGCTCGGCGCTGATGATGATGTCGCCGGCGCGGATCGCGATGCGCACCGGCGCTCCGATCGCGTCGCGCGTCAGCGGCACCTCGAGTTCGCGCCCGTCGCTGCCGAGCCGGCACAGCATCGTTCCCTGCCGCTCGTCATGCGCCAGCACGACGGCGTCGAACACGTTCTCGAATCCGACGATTTGCGC
Protein-coding regions in this window:
- a CDS encoding thioredoxin-like domain-containing protein; amino-acid sequence: MNSPEIALPGLEWFNVKAPFTIASLRGRVVILDFWTEGCINCIQIIPTLRRIEEKYPDQVVVIGVHSPKFANE